CACGCCGACGGCGATGATGACGACGAGCGCGATCCCCATGCTGATCCAGTCGATCGGCCGCAGGGTCACCGGGCCGAACGCGACACCGGCCTGGCCCCGGTAGTCGGTGTAGCTCTTCGTCTGCCCGCCGGCCAGGTAGAGGAAGAAGTAGCGCAGCAGGATCGCCAGGCCGATGGACACGATCATCATGGCGATCAGTCCGGTGCCGCGGTTGCGCAGCGGGCCCCACAGCAGCCGGTCGTTGAGGTACCCGAAGATCCCGGCGGCGATCACGGTGAGCACCGTGGCCCAGATGAGGTGGATGCCCAGCACCGCGTTGAAGAAGTAGGCGGTGAGCGCCCCGAAGGTGACGAGCTCGCCGTGGGCGAAGTTCGTCAGCCCCGTGGTGCCGAAGATGAGCGACAGCCCGATCGCGGCCAGGGCGATGATGAGGCCGAACCGCAGCCCGCTGACGGTGAGCTGGGCGACCCGTTGCAGCTGGTCGCCGCCGGCCGCCGCCGTGGCCTCCCCGCCCTCGCCGACCCGGAAGGCCACCGTGCGGGGACTGCCGACGTTGACGGTCGTGGCGATCGGGTTCTGGCGTGGTGCCAGGCCCTCGGCCACCGTGGCGAGGGACTCCTCGTCGACAAACACCTCGTAGTCGCCGGCCTCCGGCACCGGGATCTCCGCGATCCCCGAGTCGTCGGTGGTGCCGGCCCCGATCTCGGCGCCCTCCTGCTCGACCCGGACGTCGACGCCGGCGAGGTCCTCGCCGTCCTCGGTCCGGACGCGGACCCGGATCAGCTCCCCGTCGCCGTCCCCGGTACCGGCGGCGAGGTGGGTGGGGGCGCCGGCCGAGGGTTCGGGGGCGGCTGCGGACGCGGTCGCCGTCCCCGCCAGCAGCGTCCCGACGGCGACGGCCAGGCCGATCAGTGCCGTGACGAGCAGGCGGAGCCGGAGCACGGCGGATCGGTGGAGGGCGTGGTGCACTCCGGTACCTCCGGTCGGTGGTGCGAGACGCCGAGGCCGACTCTGCTCGGTCGACGGACCCCGCAGGGGCGGGCGTGAGCATAGCCACACTGCGACGCTGCGGAAGGGTGTCGACGCGGTGAACGTGACGTCAGGACCTGACTGTCACCGTCTCGTTACACAGACGCGGACACAGAGCCCGCCGCCGAAACACCGTGTTGACCGACTTGTCCCGTAACCCCCTCACTCACCCCATCGCTCACCCCCTTCGTGATCATGCAATCCCGCCACCCTGCACGACGCGCCGTACTCACAGAGTGCTGGGTTGGCGGCGCGACACGCCGGCCAGGCGGGGGCGAAGCCAGCATTCTGCGAGCAGGGCCACGCCGCCGACCGCCGACCGCCGACCGCCGACCGGCGACTGTCGACCGGCGACTGTCGACTGTCGACCGGGTCACCCCGCTCGGGCGACGACCTCGACGAGCAGCGGGGCGACGAGCAGCGCCGGCAGCAGGTCGCCGACCGGCACGTCACGCAGTCGCAGCAGCCGGATCGCGACGCCGACCAGCAGCAGGCCCCCCGTCGCGGTGAGGGCCGAGACGTGCGCGTCCGGCAGGACGTCGCCGAGCAGGAAGCCGACGAGGGTCAGCCCGCCCTGGACGACGGCGACGGTGAGCGCCGAGGCCATCACCCCGACGCCGAGGGACGCCGCGAACGCCACCGAGGCGAAGCCGTCGAGGACGGACTTCAGCGCCAGCTGGTCGATCCCGAGCCCGAGGCCGTCGGACAGCGAGCCGAGGATGGTCAGCGGACCGACGACGAACAGCAGCGACGCGGTGAGGAAGCCCTGGACGAACCGCTCCCGGCGCTCGGCGGTGTCGGCGTCGCCGGGGAGGTGGCCGCCGGCCGCGCGGGGCCGACCCCCGAACCGGCGCTGCAGAACGGCCCCAAGTGCCCGCAACCGGTCCTCGACGCGGACCAGCGAGCCGACGATGCCGCCGATGAGGACAGCCCCGAGCACGATGAGCACAGGGGCGGAGTCGCCGACCTGGGCGGCGAGCCCGGCGTCCAGGACCGCGGCCGCGTTCAGCGCGGCGACGAGCAGCGTGACCAGGCCGAGGCCGTCGGTGACGACGTCCCGGGTCTGCTGCGGCAGCCGGTGGCCGAGGAGCAGGCCGAGGGTGGACCCGACGAGCACGGCCGCCACGTTGATCACGGTGCCGAGCCCGATCACGGTCACCTCCGTCGTCGCGCCGGGCGGCTCTTCCGTCCGGGGCAGGGGCCGACGTACCCTCCGGGGTCGGCGCCGGGCATCCTAGGGGCGCGCTGGAGGAGGAGGAGGAGGAGGCGAGGACATGCCCCGCAGCACCGTGGAGGTCGGTCGAGCCGTCCCCGAGGACGTCGACCTGCTGCTCACCCTGGTCCGGCAGGCCCGGGACCCGGACCAGCAGCCATCGCGGGAGGACTCCGCGGCGTACCGGTCCCGGATGCGCTCGGCGCTGAGCCGGCCCGACGTCTCGGTGTACCTCGCCCGCTGCGGCGGCGACCCGGTGGGCGTCGTCGTGCTGCGGCTGGGGGAGACGGTTCCCCTCACCGGCCAGGAGGCCGTGCACGTCGACCAGCTCTACGTCGACCCGCGCTGGCGCCGGCGCGGGGTGGCCCGCCAGCTCCTCGCCGTCGCCGCGAACGCCGCCGAGCACTTCGGCGCCGGCGACATCGTCTGCTCGACCCCTCCCGGCGCCCGGGACGCCCAGCGCTTTCTCGCCCGGCTCGGGTTCACCCCGCTCGCCGTCCAGCGGGTGGTGCCGCTGGCGACGCTGCGCCGGCGCCTCGCCGGGGAGGGCGTCGGCCGCCGCCGCACGGGTGCTGAGCTCGTCCTGGCCCGTCGCCGACGGGAGGCCGCGCAGCGCCCGGTGACGGCCGCCGCCGGCTGAGTGGTCCCGGTCAGGCGGGCGCGGGTCAGGCGGGTGCGACTCAGACGGGCGGGGCGTCCCGCAGGGCGCAGGTGATCCGGCTGGTGCAGACCCGCCGGTCCTGCTCGTCGGTGACGACCACCTCGAAGCAGGCGCTCGTCCGGCCGGCCGACAGCCGCGTCGCCGTCCCGGTCACCACGCCGTCTCGCACGGCCCGGTGGTGGGTGGCGTTGATGTCGACGCCCACCGCGACCCGGCCCTCCCCGGCGGTCAGCGCCGCGCCGACGGACCCCAGCGTCTCGGCGAGCACGACGGAGGCGCCGCCGTGCAGCAGGCCGTAGGGCTGGGTGTTGCCGGAGACCGGCATCGTGCCCCGCACCCGCTCGGGGGTGGCCTCGACCAGCTCGATGCCGAGGCGCTGGGCCAGGGGTCCGACCGCGGACCCGGCTGTGTCGCTCATGAGCCCTAGGGTGACAGCCGTGAGCGAGGCGAGGACCCCCGGGGCGCCCCCCCGGCTGCTGCTGGTCGACGGGCACTCGATGGCCTACCGGGCCTTCTACGCCCTGCCGGTGGAGAACTTCTCCACGTCCACCGGGCAGGTGACGAACGCCGTCTACGGGTTCACCTCCATGCTCATCAACGTGCTGCGGGACGAGCGGCCCACCCACGTTGCCGTCGCCTTCGACGTCTCCCGCGACACCTTCCGGAGTACCGAGTTCACCGACTACAAGGCGACCCGGGCCAGCTCGCCGCAGGAGTTCGCCGGCCAGGTCGCCCTGATCCAGGAGGTGCTCGCCGCACTGCGGATCCCGGTCGTCACCAAGGAGGGGTACGAGGCCGACGACGTCATCGGCACCCTGGCCACCCAGGCGCGCCGCCAGGGCATGGAGGTGCTCATCTCCACCGGGGACCGGGACGCCTTTCAGCTCG
This DNA window, taken from Kineosporiaceae bacterium SCSIO 59966, encodes the following:
- a CDS encoding branched-chain amino acid ABC transporter permease, giving the protein MHHALHRSAVLRLRLLVTALIGLAVAVGTLLAGTATASAAAPEPSAGAPTHLAAGTGDGDGELIRVRVRTEDGEDLAGVDVRVEQEGAEIGAGTTDDSGIAEIPVPEAGDYEVFVDEESLATVAEGLAPRQNPIATTVNVGSPRTVAFRVGEGGEATAAAGGDQLQRVAQLTVSGLRFGLIIALAAIGLSLIFGTTGLTNFAHGELVTFGALTAYFFNAVLGIHLIWATVLTVIAAGIFGYLNDRLLWGPLRNRGTGLIAMMIVSIGLAILLRYFFLYLAGGQTKSYTDYRGQAGVAFGPVTLRPIDWISMGIALVVIIAVGVALLRTRLGKATRAVADNPALAASSGIDVDRVIRTVWVGGTALAGLSGVLLGLAQQVSFMMGLQILLLVFAAVVLGGLGTAFGALFGAIIVGVFIEVSTLVIPTELKNVGALAVLILVLLFRPQGILGRAERVG
- a CDS encoding DUF554 domain-containing protein → MIGLGTVINVAAVLVGSTLGLLLGHRLPQQTRDVVTDGLGLVTLLVAALNAAAVLDAGLAAQVGDSAPVLIVLGAVLIGGIVGSLVRVEDRLRALGAVLQRRFGGRPRAAGGHLPGDADTAERRERFVQGFLTASLLFVVGPLTILGSLSDGLGLGIDQLALKSVLDGFASVAFAASLGVGVMASALTVAVVQGGLTLVGFLLGDVLPDAHVSALTATGGLLLVGVAIRLLRLRDVPVGDLLPALLVAPLLVEVVARAG
- a CDS encoding GNAT family N-acetyltransferase, translated to MPRSTVEVGRAVPEDVDLLLTLVRQARDPDQQPSREDSAAYRSRMRSALSRPDVSVYLARCGGDPVGVVVLRLGETVPLTGQEAVHVDQLYVDPRWRRRGVARQLLAVAANAAEHFGAGDIVCSTPPGARDAQRFLARLGFTPLAVQRVVPLATLRRRLAGEGVGRRRTGAELVLARRRREAAQRPVTAAAG
- a CDS encoding hotdog fold thioesterase produces the protein MSDTAGSAVGPLAQRLGIELVEATPERVRGTMPVSGNTQPYGLLHGGASVVLAETLGSVGAALTAGEGRVAVGVDINATHHRAVRDGVVTGTATRLSAGRTSACFEVVVTDEQDRRVCTSRITCALRDAPPV